One Bufo gargarizans isolate SCDJY-AF-19 chromosome 3, ASM1485885v1, whole genome shotgun sequence DNA segment encodes these proteins:
- the RHEBL1 gene encoding GTPase RhebL1, whose product MPPVKHRKVVMLGYPSVGKSSLALQFIKGDFPKDYEPTIENTWSKTFVLGNDEFELDVVDTAGLDEYSLLPQSFVFGIHGYIVVYSVACSRSFQIASGLYRILVDKRGKCLMPIVLVGNKTDLPSHCREVKSEDGKKLAESWGAAFMEVSAKDPERSKEIFTKIIEEIDRVERSFCEEKRCSVM is encoded by the exons ATGCCTCCGGTCAAGCACCGTAAAGTCGTGATGCTGGGATACCCATCTGTCG GTAAATCTTCACTGGCGCTACAATTTATCAAAGGAGATTTCCCAAAGGACTATGAACCCACTATTGAAAACA CCTGGAGTAAGACATTTGTACTGGGCAATGATGAATTTGAACTGGATGTGGTGGACACAGCCGGACTA GATGAATATTCTCTGCTCCCTCAGTCCTTTGTTTTTGGCATACATGGATACATTGTGGTTTACTCCGTCGCCTGCTCAAGAAG CTTTCAAATTGCCAGTGGATTGTACAGAATACTTGTGGACAAAAGGGGGAAATGCCT aatgccaattgtattagtggggaataaGACTGATCTACCATCCCATTG TCGTGAAGTGAAATCAGAAGATGGGAAGAAGTTGGCTGAATCTTGGGGGGCTGCATTTATGGAGGTTTCTGCTAAAGACCCCGAG AGAAGCAAAGAGATTTTCACCAAAATCATTGAGGAAATTGACCGTGTGGAAAGATCTTTCTGTGAAGAGAAGAGATGCTCTGTGATGTGA